agttgcaaatagtcagaaatttttctggtaatttccagaataaaaacatagtgctaaattgtagtgagaaaaatccataaaataagatcacttatacacttctttggtgtaatggttagcgcgtcgagtgtatcagtaagttgtacgacggcttgaacgagcgttcatggtaccgcatacatgagtcaatcagtaagttgtgcgacggcttgaactaacgttcatggtaccgtatacatgatcctatcgatttgtgcaaacttttataccgagtattgtattttgattttttatcatttataattaccaaattcgatattaaagaaatattgacaatagtaagttcggtactttgacggtaaatctatgttagaggttcgaaccttggcaagagccatcctttttattatttgattcttcaaatacattttcatttacttatatgcatataaaaaattagcattaaataaaaaattatgtttttttgtgggttgttaggtaaaagatctaacgaaagagattcgagaagacttgaaagaaatcaacattctgtgtttgacgtttttgactatcgatttaagttgcaaatagtcagaaagagttattttaatctgaataacttttgaatagaacatgaagatcatagaaataaaattaactttgttgatatttttactagctatccagtgagatcaaaaatggaaaaaaaaatacaatactgttcatgtttgggaatgagttccatggaataatgggaagaaagtgtcaacactcagtaagttgcaaatagtcagaaatttttctggtaatttccagaataaaaacatagtgctaaattgcagtgagaaaaatccataaaataagatcacttatacacttctttggtgtaatggttagcgcgtcgagtgtatcagcaagttgtacgacggcttgaacgagcgttcatggtaccgcatacatgagtcaatcaataagttgtgcgacggattgaactaacgttcatggtaccgtatacatgatcctatcgatttgtgcaaacttttataccgagtattttattttgattttttatcatttataattaccaaattagatattaaagaaatattgacaatagtaagttcggtactttgacggtaaatctatgttagaggttcgaaccttggcaagagccatcctttttattatttgattcttcaaatacattttcatttacttatatgcatgtaaaaaaattagcataaaataaaaaattatgttttttagtgggttgttaggtaaaagatgtaacgaaagagattcgagaaagcttgaaagaaatcaacattctgtgtttgacatttttgactatcgatttaagttgcaaatagtcagaaagagttattttaatctgaataacttttgaatagaacatgaagatcatagaaataaaattaactttgttgatatttttactagctatccagtgagatcaaaaatggaaaaaaaatacaatactgttcatgtttgggaatgagttccatggaataatgggaagaaagtgtcaacactcagtaagttgcaaatagtcagaaatttttctggtaatttccagaataaaaacatagtgctaaattgtagtgagaaaaatccataaaataagatcacttatacacttctttggtgtaatggttagcgcgtcgagtgtatcagtaagttgtacgacggcttgaacgagcgttcatggtaccgcatacatgagtcaatcagtaagttgtgcgacggcttgaactaacgttcatggtaccgtatacatgatcctatcgatttgtgcaaacttttataccgagtattgtattttgattttttatcatttataattaccaaattcgatattaaagaaatattgacaatagtaagttcggtactttgacggtaaatctatgttagaggttcgaaccttggcaagagccatcctttttattatttgattcttcaaatacattttcatttacttatatgcatataaaaaattagcatcaaataaaaaattatgtttttttgtgggttgttaggtaaaagatctaacgaaagagattcgagaagacttgaaagaaatcaacattctgtgtttgacgtttttgactatcgatttaagttgcaaatagtcagaaagagttattttaatctgaataacttttgaatagaacatgaagatcatagaaataaaattaactttgttgatatttttactagctatccagtgagatcaaaaatggaaaaaaaaatacaatactgttcatgtttgggaatgagttccatggaataatgggaagaaagtgtcaacactcagtaagttgcaaatagtcagaaatttttctggtaatttccagaataaaaacatagtgctaaattctagtgagaaaaatccataaaataagatcacttatacacttctttggtgtaatggttagcgcgtcgagtgtatcagtaagttgtacgacggcttgaacgagcgttcatggtaccgcatacatgagtcaatcagtaagttgtgcgacggcttgaactaacgttcatggtaccgtatacatgatcctatcgatttgtgcaaacttttataccgagtattgtattttgattttttatcatttataattaccaaattagatattaaagaaatattgacaatagtaatttcggtactttgacggtaaatctatgttagaggttcgaaccttggcaagagccatcctttttattatttgattcttcaaatacattttcatttacttatatgcatgtaaaaaaattagcataaaataaaaaattatgttttttagtgggttgttaggtaaaagatctaacgaaagagattcgagaagacttgaaagaaatcaacattctgtgtttgatgtttttgactatcgatttaagttgcaaatagtcagaaagagttattttaatctgaataacttttgaatagaacatgaagatcatagaaataaaattaactttgttgatatttttactagctatccagtgagatcaaaaatggaaaaaaaaatacaatactgttcatgtttgggaatgagttccatggaataatgggaagaaagtgtcaacactcagtaagttgcaaatagtcagaaatttttctggtaatttccagaataaaaacatagtgctaaattgtagtgagaaaaatccataaaataagatcacttatacacttctttggtgtaatggttagcgcgtcgagtgtatcagtaagttgtacgacggcttgaacgagcgttcatggtaccgcatacatgagtcaatcagtaagttgtgcgacggcttgaactaacgttcatggtaccgtatacatgatcctatcgatttgtgcaaacttttataccgagtattgtattttgattttttatcatttataattaccaaattcgatattaaagaaatattgacaatagtaagttcggtactttgacggtaaatctatgttagaggttcgaaccttggcaagagccatcctttttaagatagaaaagcaagcttatcagctcgccgaatggatagtcgtaagccagtaaaaactgtcttaaatgacaaattcagggcctattttttattcaaaagtgACGTGGAGAAGTTGAGTGACAAAGGCAGACGAAAAGCGAATTTGTGAGACAGCAAATCAGtaacaaaatcaaacaaatttattctggGTTTTTTCAAACCATTGATCTTGTGTAGCCTGACACAGCATATTTAGCCGTCTTTCTTCCATCTTCCTAGCAAATAACCCATCACCAGTCGAAATTTTCAATGCTCTTTGATAGTCAAATGGCAAGACGGCCAAATCACTAATGTGTCGTACCCTAGAAAGAGCGACGAAAGTCAGGCCGGCGGTTTCTTTGGGACCGATGTCTACAACAGTTTTGCCTAGAGTTTCTCCTTGAGATTTCCATACGGTCATCGCATAAGCCAGGCGAAGGGGAAACTGAATCCGGACGGCTCTCGTGTCATCAGACCGTATGGATATGGCCGGGATTGGTATACAGTTGTGAGTTGAAATGCCGTTATTCATGGTTGCAGAGAAGAATTGAGGACCGGTATAATCAGGCCATCTAACAACGATGAAATCAGGCAGATCAACATTGGGCTGTTTGGAATAGACGATATCAACCACGGTACCTCTGGCACCATTAGTGAGACCCACAGCCGTGTTGATGTTGGATGTTAATGTTACTTGGGCTCCGATCGCAAGGTACAGTTCAACTTCAAGCCCTCGAAACTGATCAGATGGCTTTGACTTGCCACTTGAAGGCAGATTTACCGACCGTAGTAGGGTGATTGGCATTTGAAGTTGTGGTAGTTTGAAGTAATTTCTGCGATTTACAGCTTCGTTGGTGGCAAACAAGTAGGTTGCATCTTCAAAATCAGTGCCAAAGTTGGCAATGGCTTCCGGATTCCTTGCTTGAAGGAATTTCCACTGGTCTATGGAACAGTTTCCCTCTCTCAAAGAGTTGAGTGTGTCCAGGAATGTTTGCTGGTCAATGTCGCCATCTTCTACTTGTTGTCGTCGAACTTCTGTCAACTTGATGACGGATTGGAAAGCCAAGTAAGCGGCCCGACCCTCGTTGGCAAACGGTGCTGTTGATTGGGAATAGAGGGAAGGAGCAGCCACAGGAGGAAGCTGAGCTGGATCTCCAACCAAAATAACAGTCAGCCCACcacaaaaaaggttgttgCCTTTGGCTTCACGAAGACGAGCGTCAATTTTTCCAAGCATGGTCAAACTCAACATTGAATATTCGTCAATAATGATAATTTTAACATGACGAAATTTCTCTTGAAGAGCTGCAAGTTTCGCTCCATTTAGAGGGCCGAACTTTGTGCCTTGGCCTTTTTctactggaatttgaaatatcttgTGCAAAGTTTCACCGCGGATGAGATGGGCAGCTTTCGCGGTGTAGGCTGAACGGACGATATGTTCTTTAGGGACAACACTGGAGATTGCTGAAATAGTGAAGGTTTTGCCAGTACCAGCTGTGCCATTGACGATCAATAACAACTGTTTCCGAGATTGCAGAGCCTCAACAACCATATCGAACCACATTCGTTGTGAACGATTCAGTTGACTGGGACTGACAAAGGGTAAATCTGTAGAATCAGTGCCGAGATCTCTTCCGTTGGTTAGATGATTAACCACCCAAGCGCTTCCACAGGCCAATTCATGTGGAGTGTAATGAAGCTGAAAACTAGTCAGCCAAGGGAAAGAACGGTCAATAACAGGTAAATCAGAACGAACTTCTTGTTCGCCTACAGGTCGCATACCGACCGCTTGCTGCCATTCAAGTTGATTAACGTTGTCGTTTTCAATGTTGTCTTGTTCCTGGAGGTCATCAGCTGCCTGATCTAATCGACTTTGCAATTCTTCGTCCAAGTTGAAATATTGACGCAGTTCCTGAGCTGCAGTCAATCGAAAGTCTTGCCATTGGGGTACGACAAGGTTGTCATCCAAAAGCATTGGAATAGATGATTCCGTCCATGGGAAATACTTGATTAGCGAATATCGGCATTACAGATGGTAGGTAGCTGACGTAGGAGAATTTCGATGCACCGGGAATGTCAAAACAATGGTCAAGTCCGGATTGGGGTTATTTCTAAGATTCCCTTTGACGACAGTGAAGTGACGACAAAACTCGATAAAATTAGGTTGATCAAGATTCCAATTGGGGTAGGTGTTTTGTTCAATGTAGACATGACGTTTGGCAAAGTAGGTAAGCAGAGTTGGTCGAGTTTCCAACTCACCAGTCGTTGGATTTCTGTAGACTTCGTTAACAGTAAGGTCCAAAGAAACGTTGGCGTAATTGAAGGATGATTCACAGTGGTGGCCGGAAAACAAAATGCGCGACGCTTCACCTTTCCCGATGTCACGATGGCCAATGGAACGAATTATTGAGGAGCGAAATGCGGAGCCAGCATTGTCGGTGACATCAGCCTTGttgataatcgttttgatcacttgCTGTAAAGTGTTGCCAGATCGCTCTTGTTTGCTGGCATATTTGACCATGTAGTTCATTGCAGCGTGATGATCAAGAATGAGCTGAAGATCTACATTGGCACACCaatgttccaacattgatcTGTTGTGGACATTCATGAacttgtcgtttcttttgagaacaattttagcacgaacagagtctgtgtttccgattttttcaaaaactattctcgattcactaactagataaaaaggaaagtgaaaacgacatttGCCATCCTTCGATTTGCAGTAACCGTCTGGTCGACAGACGTGACGTTGAACACAGTTTGCCAATCTTTCGTAGAAGTCGACCATGGCTGCTCCATCGTTCAAAATTGACGAGACATTGCTTGAACACGGATGGGGAACTGGTACTTCAGCATTGAACGGGTTGACTGGATCAGACCGAATATTACAGGCACACAACAGAGTATCGGCATAATTTAGaaccttgagttctgcaagaaTGCCGGCTTCAACAAGATCTTGCTTTTCTAGGACGTCTTGTTCGCTAAGGTTTGCTGTGTACTGTGGATCAGCTAGTTTTTGCGCCATAAGTCGGCCAGCGTAGACTTTAATCATTAGGTCGGCAATCCCCGGGTCGTTTTTGAGCTTTACAACACCGTGGGCATGAATGGCTGTTCTTGATTGCCACTCGAAACGATACCAAAACCATTCGAGATCCAAGACACCACCGAAAAAATGCTTCATGAAAAGAcgtaatttttcggaaaagtaccagtctgctagatgtaaatttgcatttgtactctggtagcgaagttttggttcaGCTGAACCGTTGGGCATGAGACGATGGAGGTCGTCCCAGTGATTGTCAGCAAagctaacagtaaaaaaagccgTGCCAAGACCTTTCTGTTGCATTATAGCCTCTAATTCTCTCCGACGCTTGCTCCAGTAGGCGTCACTGCCAGTGACATTGGCTGTATATGAGtacattttgctgatgaccgagtcaagttgaccgttggcagccatagccttaagttcctccatagacaatgcagcttcttcgggattttgtctCAGAAAAACGGAACACTGACCAAGGGCTCGATGGCGTCGTATGCGATCAACCATCCAAAAACTGAAGCGCTCATGTTCAGCAAACGGATAATACAAATACCCGTTTGGATGAGATTCGTCGGGTTCCTTTGTACAATCAATCTCGGCATATTTCATCAAGTGGTTAGAAGCAACGAGTTCGGATAGGTCTTGTCTGCGACCTTTCTTTGTTGGGTCAGCTTGCCCAAGAGGAAACAACTTGATGAAAGCCAGAGATGCAAGACCAGACATGacctcaaattcgttgataggctcagttgaaattgttggaCAATTAATCGGATCGAGcgcatttaatatttcattttgttgaggaggcctgatgttgtttgaaatgacgaaagcgacatcaggaggttgtggctgatcaagaatgtctTCTGGTGGAACATCCCTTGTCATGGCTCCTTCGTCAGTGACATTCAATTCATCGTTGTCGCTGTCCATCGTcggaatatttaacaaaaCTCCATCTTCGGGCAGCAAATCACAGTTGGTCTGGCTAAAAGTGATGCGATGTGAAGCAAAGCCGGGATGGTTCTGAATGAGAAATCGGCCAACTGCTTCAACACGTTTACGGCAAACTTTGAATTCGGCACAGGTGTTGTCCACACCTCTCCTTCTTATGACAAGGCACGGaagttgctctgctgtgagaggaatctctctgatgaatccggctacgtcttgtttgaaatttgccaCGTAGCCATGAGAAACATGTCCACCAGAAGGTAGCCGGAAGACAGACATGATGGAAGTTACTGGCGAGAGAAGCATTTCTTCAAGAGGAGTAAGTTCCCGAATGTGCTTCTGAATTGCTAGTGGAATAGATGAAAAATCCCGCACCATATCATTTTGAATGCCAAAAGGGTTGAATTCCGTAAGTTTCTTGCAACGGCAGCAAATGTAGGGATCGACAATTGCATCTCTTGTAGGCCACAATTCTCGACAATGGAGGCAATGCTGCTGATTTAATTGATGCAATtcagaatggaattttttcatatgcTTGTCGACGAAAGGTTGCTTATGAAGCGGTCCATTGACGGAAGCATCAAAAACATCTAGATATTCTGCTTTGGAGGTTTGACGGGTTTCCCTAGATCGTCGCTGAACACTTGCATTACTTTGTCGCCTATCAGTAGCTTCATCTTGGGTTTCGTTGGATATAGTGGCGGCAAATCGAGCAGCGGAAGCAGCAAGTCTAGCAGCAGTTTGTTGAGGACACTCGGCTTCCCTGGCGATTGCATTCCTGATAGCATTTgtttcaagtcgagcacaccgctgTTCAACAGACTCGGTTTCTCTGGCAATTGTattcctgacagcatttgTTTCTAGTCGAGCATACCGCTGTTCTTCAGACTCGGCTTCTCTTGCGATTgcattcctgacagcatttgtttcaagtcgagcacaccgctgttcttcagactcggctgatcgtgctgcagcTGTCCTGACAGCTTTTGTTTCAAGTCGAGCACGccgctgtacttcagactcggctaatcgtgctgcagcattcctgacagcatttgcttcaagtcgagcaaacCGCTGTACTTCAGATTCCGTTGCTCTACGTTTGGCTTTCAGAGCTGCAAGTTcatcctttcgttttcttttagaaGACATTTTGACGTTCGATAATCTGGAAATAGTTTTAAACTCTAAGTTAACTCTTAACTTCTAACTTAAGCCCGGTCAAGACCAGGGACCTTGGGTCTAGCTTTAATAAGGTTTTTGATGAAGCAATgtcctttcttgttttttttgtggtaaaacaatcagacagAAACGGTGTGTGTTTTGCACCCTTTAAAGTAACCAAGGTTGTTGATGGATCAatgttctttcttgttttttggtgtggtaaaaaaacaggCAGAACCGGTATTTTTGTATGGtaaaacagtctgacagaaacggtgttgtttggcaccctttaaaatcaattcttccttgtttttttgtatgataaaaacaatcgatattctgggaatagaaatcatcaaagtgatggagcaatgtgatttcttgttttttttgtgtgtggtaaaaaaacaatcaggcagaatatttttgtgtggtaaaacagtctgacagaaacggtgtgtgtttggcaccctttaaaatcaCCTCGATTCGAAGCGCCTTTATATAACCTCGTATCAACACTTTCTTTCGCAATTGCAATCCtgtgggatttttctgtcacagttcaatatccttgcaagttattttcgtttagtttgctcacctcaaatgttcctatttttacacataaagttcaataattgaatctaaaaataacctaaaataaaaataaacttaaatacaaatcaaatctggttgttgcgtcatggttgggacaccaatgattgcgtcatcacggcgatgctatggacatctgatGGTTTTTAATCATGTTTAAACATCCataacgaatatatttcaat
Above is a genomic segment from Daphnia pulicaria isolate SC F1-1A chromosome 8, SC_F0-13Bv2, whole genome shotgun sequence containing:
- the LOC124311871 gene encoding ATP-dependent DNA helicase PIF1-like, which codes for MLLDDNLVVPQWQDFRLTAAQELRQYFNLDEELQSRLDQAADDLQEQDNIENDNVNQLEWQQAVGMRPVGEQEVRSDLPVIDRSFPWLTSFQLHYTPHELACGSAWVVNHLTNGRDLGTDSTDLPFVSPSQLNRSQRMWFDMVVEALQSRKQLLLIVNGTAGTGKTFTISAISSVVPKEHIVRSAYTAKAAHLIRGETLHKIFQIPVEKGQGTKFGPLNGAKLAALQEKFRHVKIIIIDEYSMLSLTMLGKIDARLREAKGNNLFCGGLTVILVGDPAQLPPVAAPSLYSQSTAPFANEGRAAYLAFQSVIKLTEVRRQQVEDGDIDQQTFLDTLNSLREGNCSIDQWKFLQARNPEAIANFGTDFEDATYLFATNEAVNRRNYFKLPQLQMPITLLRSVNLPSSGKSKPSDQFRGLEVELYLAIGAQVTLTSNINTAVGLTNGARGTVVDIVYSKQPNVDLPDFIVVRWPDYTGPQFFSATMNNGISTHNCIPIPAISIRSDDTRAVRIQFPLRLAYAMTVWKSQGETLGKTVVDIGPKETAGLTFVALSRVRHISDLAVLPFDYQRALKISTGDGLFARKMEERRLNMLCQATQDQWFEKTQNKFV